The following proteins are co-located in the Canis aureus isolate CA01 chromosome X, VMU_Caureus_v.1.0, whole genome shotgun sequence genome:
- the CCDC160 gene encoding coiled-coil domain-containing protein 160 yields the protein MDARRKHWKENMFAPFFSAQDVLDEASQPESSCEQMTLDKANRIEGLFNLSSRKFQEENKFKRKEFISQLNEKEQEPNLRERKINISKNEADTNSVSCESSNLDVVTEESFNSTEDHSIWSTKELPILPRQDVKKKFTEGMSPKLRLNLLNEELEELNMKCRKIEEEFENAEKELLNSKKEVSSKPLRFQETGGETSKKDWELQALRNDLSEKATNVQNLTEELQQAKELIHRLSLENRDLKEAVRKLKRQTEIGNALLKEEMKLYYELEMEKIRGELDAIKNELRAEKTLQARNNRALELLRKHFASVTSSSTLDSLTEDFF from the coding sequence ATGGATGCTAGAAGAAAACACTGGAAGGAGAATATGTTTGCTCCTTTTTTTAGTGCACAGGATGTTCTAGATGAGGCTTCTCAGCCTGAATCTTCTTGTGAACAAATGACTTTAGATAAAGCCAATAGAATAGAAGGGCTTTTTAATTTGTCCAGTAGAAagtttcaagaagaaaataaatttaagaggaaggaatttatttctcaactgaatgaaaaagaacaagaaccaaatttaagagagagaaagataaacatttCAAAGAATGAAGCTGACACAAATTCTGTCTCCTGTGAATCATCTAATTTGGATGTGGTGACCGAAGAAAGCTTTAATAGCACAGAAGATCATTCTATCTGGAGTACAAAGGAATTACCCATCCTACCGCGACAAGACGTGAAGAAGAAATTTACCGAAGGAATGTCTCCCAAACTCCGCCTGAATCTTTTGAACGAAGAACTGGAAGAACTTAACATGAAATGcaggaaaatagaagaggaatttGAAAATGCTGAAAAAGAACTTTTGAACTCCAAAAAAGAAGTCTCTTCGAAACCCCTAAGGTTTCAGGAAACGGGTGGAGAAACTTCGAAGAAAGACTGGGAGCTTCAAGCTTTAAGAAATGACCTATCTGAAAAAGCGACAAATGTCCAAAACCTAACTGAAGAGCTCCAGCAAGCCAAAGAACTCATCCACAGGCTGAGTCTAGAGAACAGAGATTTAAAAGAGGCCGTTAGGAAACTCAAGCGTCAAACTGAGATCGGAAACGCGCTcctgaaggaagaaatgaaactgtaTTATGAATTAGAGATGGAAAAGATCCGCGGGGAGCTGGATGCCATCAAGAATGAGCTGAGAGCCGAGAAGACCCTGCAAGCAAGAAATAACAGGGCCCTGGAGTTGCTTAGGAAACACTTTGCTTCTGTGACATCATCAAGTACCCTGGACAGCTtgacagaggattttttttaa